TCGTTGGTTTGGtggggttttatttatttaattaatttttaaggaACTTTCTTGGGGTTTGGTATTGTGGATTTATCGGATAGAGAGGATTAAGTCTTTGGTGGGTTTGATGGGAATGGctcaaatttcttttgttttgttgctTATTTTGATGGGTACCATTTAAATGAAGATGTTTGTATACACATCTACATTGTGCTTGCTGTGTATGAAACTAATGGGATTTGACTGATTTGCTGTTTTTGCATACAAAAGAAGTTGGAGAGTTGCTGTATGGGAAATGGGGTTTTGCAGATGAAGGCATTGTATTTGTAGGTGAGGTTCTGAATCTTTTGATTGGAATGACTGAAAAATTTTGTGCCTTTCTGTTTATTCTGAAGAGTGCCCATTTGAATATGAAAGtgaaactcacacacacacacgcacacacacacgcacacgcaCACGCACACCTTGTGCTTGCTGCTTATGCGTATGTAAGATTGGTGTAGTCTGATTCATATGTTCAATAGTTTCTTTCAGAGATTGAgaaatgctctctctctctctctctctctctctctcactgtctcacacacacacacacacacacttgaGAAAATTAGGGGTTTTCTGGAAGTCACCTACCTAAATGAGCAATGTAGTGATATTAAACCTCAACTTTTGTGCTAACCATTTTGTTTACATATAGCTATTTAAACTTCTTTGTACATTTATGATTTGAGGCATGATAAGATTTACTATTATATTTCAAACAGGTTTTGTGAAATATATCTGGGGTTGTTGCACTAGTTTGCATTTATAGAGGAGAAAATGGAGGTTGAGAAAAGACGCTCAAAGGGAGGCTTCCTTAACTTGTTTGATTGGAATGGTAAATCTCGGAAGAAGCTGTTCTCTAACAATTCTGACTTGCCTGGTATGTGTGTGTTGTTCTATTGGcctttttttaatgacattgTATACTCTTAAGTTCATGATTGTGCTTGTTATAttgatgtgtatatatatgcCTTATCTTTAAAGTGATTCTATCATTTTATGCCAATCTTTGTTATTTCTAGTTGAGCATCATGTTTAGTTGACTATTCTTAATGCTCCTGCCACTTTGAATGTAGAAGGACTGAAGCAGGGGAAAGAAAGTGTGGAGAATGTGTCAAAATCATGGCCTAATAGGGTAGGcaccaccccaccccacccccttTTTCccaattccttttcttttctttcccttttttaaaGCGGGATAAGACTAGTATAAATGTACTTGCTTTGTCTGCTATGGCTATAATTCCAGGTAGAGGTAAATGAGAATGGAGCAAGTTCAAGTAATAAAGGAAGTAGTGACTATAACTGTGCTTCATCGGTGACTAGTGATGAAGGCAGTGGGACTAGAGCTCCTGGAGTTGTTGCTAGACTCATGGGTTTGGATTCATTGCCAGCTTCAAATGTTGCCGAGCCTTGTTCTACCCCATGTCTCGAGTCTCACTCTTTTAGACCGTCTCTTTATGATAGGAGCAACCCTAATTTGTGGAGTGATTATCAACACATGGACTACATAAACATGCCTAGTAAGATGGAGAAGTCTTCCTGGAATCCCATAGAGTCAAGGGCACAAAAGGTGCAGAACCGCCCAATTGAGAGATTTCAAACAGAGATGTTGCCTCCAAAATCAGCTAAATCTATTCCATTTACCCACCATAAGTTGTTGTCTCCTATCAAGAGTCCTGCATTTATCCAAACAAAGAATGTAGCTTACATAATGGAGGCAGCTGCAAAGATAATTGATTCAAGTCCCCGAGCATCTAACAACAATAAAGTATCGTCTTTTGGATCTCCCTCAGTTCCATTGAGGATTCGGGATTTGCAAGAGAAAATGGAAGCTGCACATAGAGCATCCAGGCCTGGAAAACTCAAGGAACCCAGTGTTGTTAAGTATAAGAAAGGTAAGTCTAATGACATGAGTCACAGTGGATCAGAATATGCATCAGTATCCAAGTCTTCTACAAATTCAGAAAAGAGTGGTTCTGAGAATTCAAGGAATAAGGGAAAATCTGTTTCACTTGCGGTACAAGCACAGGTCAATGTCCAGAGAAAAAATGGATCGACTTCAACTAGTAATGGGAATTTTAGGAGTCAGAAGGAACAGAATGATGTCAAATCAAACCACTTTTTGAAGAATCAGCAAAGTAGGCAAAGAACTGCACAGAAGAGAACTTCTGCTAATAGGACTAGCAATGTGCTCAGGCAGAATAATCAGAAGCAGAATTCTGTATCCAATAAAGATATTTCAAGTTCAAAAACTTCAGTTTCCAATCAGCTAGCAAGAAGAAGTAAGTCCATTGATGGTTCTAATGGGCCAAATAGGACTGTAAAGAAGGTTGTTGTGAACACTGAAACTGGGGCTAAAAAGCCAAGGTCAGTGGCAACTCATACTGACAAGGAGTTTTCATCAGCCAAAACTAAGAATGTTTCTCGAAAGAAAATGTCTTTTAGTGGGGATGTTCAACCTGAAGAAAACATCATTGATGATGCATTAATCAATAATGATGAAAGTTCTAGAAAATGTAATGTTGAGACTGATCAGTGCATGAATTGGGGTACAGATAACATGAAACAAGGAATGGATGTTGTTTCATTTACGTTCATGTCTCCCCTGAGAAGATGCATGCCTGAAGCACAGTCCTCCAGTGAGGTCATGGGAATAAATAACCACTTCAGTAATGATTCTTTTGGTAATGGTGATCGCCATCTTCGAAAAAATCTTGATCTATCATGTCCAGGGTTGAATGTAACTGGGAGTGATGTTTTGAGTGTCCTTTTGGAACAAAAGCTGCAGGAGTTGATATTTAGAGTTGACTCATCTCACTGTAACCTGGTTGGAGAAGAGACTTCTGCTAGTTTGGGATCCAGTTTGCAAGATTCAATTCCCAGCATGGTGAGCTCCACATCAAGGGAACAGAATGAGAGGTTTCAATTTGGTATTCATAGAAGTAAATCAGAGAGCAAACATGACTATGATTTTTCTTCAGTTGATGGTCTGTTGCAAAATGTGGACCAGCAGAGGCAGGTCTGTCTTCTTTATTTATACCTTTCCAATGAATCTATCATTCTGTTCTGTGTGTTGAATTTTCACCCTTGGTGGTTTTCTATGACCAAATCGATTATGGAGTCACTACCAGGCAAAAATTGCTAGGTCAAGGATTTCAGATGATAGTTTTCCTCTACTAGAAATAAACAATAACATCAACTTTTTTAGTactaaaagaacaaaattttattagtaaagTTCTCCCTGAAGCCACAAGCAGTTCATTTCAGAGTGAGCAGCTTTAGTTAACCATCTACAAACTTTAATTGTTGATATAGATCCCATTGTTTGCCAAGTTTCTGAATttaattttatgggtttgtacTTTGCATCAATTAAGAGGAATTTGAAGTGTGATTTGAACAATACAATCTTTGGTGAGTATCCTTGCTCAATCTGACAATGAAAAGCTTTCAAACTAACTGCTACACCTACACCACTCCTAAggataaaatagaaattttcaaTGATTTGATATTTGTGTCTCCTCTGACTTCTTATTTGTCTTCCTTTTATAGTCTTCACCTTTACTGCCACCATTCAAATTCTACAAAAACTATCTTGCTTTACTTGTTTTACGATGAGCAGAATGCTACATGTGACTTCCTTATTTGCTTTAAACTTCTCCACATGTTGCACACGGAAGTCATACTGACCTGGTTTTAATTTTGAGTATGAACACTCATATCTTTCAAGATGTGAGTAAGTTCCGGTTGTAGCCAACTAATGGAACTTAGCTGGTTGTTGTTGGTTCAAGAAGAGATCAAGGGGTTTTGTgatgtaaatattttgaaaagtatTGGGTTTATGTTGATGTAAGGGCCCAAGAGGcctgatcaaaaaaaaaaaaaaaaaaggaaaaaaaaaaaaggggaccAAGAGGCTAGCTATGTTGTAAGCCCATGTTGGCCTAACCCCAGCTTCTAGTCTCTATATATACCCTGATAAGGGTTCACTGTAATTGATGACTTGACTATATAGTAAAGGTGTAGCTGCAAGGGTTATCCCTACATGAACTTACAATATATTGGGCCTCTTGGGCCATTTTAcattaatataaataacataaacCCAATATCTTCAACAAATATGATGCAATTATTGGAGCAGCAGGAATTGATAATTCTAGTAGTATCCATTAAGGTTCAAAACCTTTCTGATTTATGTATAAATTAGCACGTAGTTCTCCTGGTTCTGAAAACTAGCTTCTTTTCTTGGTAAATTTAGTGGTCAGTATGTTCTTCAGCAATGTATATTAATGTCATTGATGGCAATTGATCAAATATCTTTATGCCAGAACTCATGTCCCTATTATATCCACTAACTTATGAAGTTTTGGCCATTATGTAAATGGTTGACCTTGATGTTAGGTTTATTAATTGGGTTCTGACTTCATGTCCGTCTTATGTGCAACTACATCCACTAGCACTTATTCAGTACCAGTCCATTCTCCAGAACGAAAGGTTTTCAATTGAAGTTTATGTCAACTAAAGACAC
This genomic stretch from Quercus lobata isolate SW786 chromosome 3, ValleyOak3.0 Primary Assembly, whole genome shotgun sequence harbors:
- the LOC115979960 gene encoding uncharacterized protein LOC115979960 isoform X2, whose translation is MEVEKRRSKGGFLNLFDWNGKSRKKLFSNNSDLPGLKQGKESVENVSKSWPNRVEVNENGASSSNKGSSDYNCASSVTSDEGSGTRAPGVVARLMGLDSLPASNVAEPCSTPCLESHSFRPSLYDRSNPNLWSDYQHMDYINMPSKMEKSSWNPIESRAQKVQNRPIERFQTEMLPPKSAKSIPFTHHKLLSPIKSPAFIQTKNVAYIMEAAAKIIDSSPRASNNNKVSSFGSPSVPLRIRDLQEKMEAAHRASRPGKLKEPSVVKYKKGKSNDMSHSGSEYASVSKSSTNSEKSGSENSRNKGKSVSLAVQAQVNVQRKNGSTSTSNGNFRSQKEQNDVKSNHFLKNQQSRQRTAQKRTSANRTSNVLRQNNQKQNSVSNKDISSSKTSVSNQLARRSKSIDGSNGPNRTVKKVVVNTETGAKKPRSVATHTDKEFSSAKTKNVSRKKMSFSGDVQPEENIIDDALINNDESSRKCNVETDQCMNWGTDNMKQGMDVVSFTFMSPLRRCMPEAQSSSEVMGINNHFSNDSFGNGDRHLRKNLDLSCPGLNVTGSDVLSVLLEQKLQELIFRVDSSHCNLVGEETSASLGSSLQDSIPSMVSSTSREQNERFQFGIHRSKSESKHDYDFSSVDGLLQNVDQQRQFQGPEGMETHSRCSNDRATGGELDCLYPRPASSFEHSFGSKSFSDSSQSANGSTKYSLEQAEDSSNWHSTNESLLVGGETELSDTASSISTWDVGIRHISRTFSSKSFKGSSNWELEYVRDILDNAELSSEDFELGHADKVIASNLFDQLEYQGNGSEINEEENVKLGRKVLFDCVTECLNLRYSHTLVGSCKAWAKWMTLCGRKVLLAEEFYKEILGWKNMEDFMVDELVDKDMSTQYGRWIDFDIEAFEEGVEIEKGILTSLVDELVSDMLHF
- the LOC115979960 gene encoding uncharacterized protein LOC115979960 isoform X1, with protein sequence MEVEKRRSKGGFLNLFDWNGKSRKKLFSNNSDLPEGLKQGKESVENVSKSWPNRVEVNENGASSSNKGSSDYNCASSVTSDEGSGTRAPGVVARLMGLDSLPASNVAEPCSTPCLESHSFRPSLYDRSNPNLWSDYQHMDYINMPSKMEKSSWNPIESRAQKVQNRPIERFQTEMLPPKSAKSIPFTHHKLLSPIKSPAFIQTKNVAYIMEAAAKIIDSSPRASNNNKVSSFGSPSVPLRIRDLQEKMEAAHRASRPGKLKEPSVVKYKKGKSNDMSHSGSEYASVSKSSTNSEKSGSENSRNKGKSVSLAVQAQVNVQRKNGSTSTSNGNFRSQKEQNDVKSNHFLKNQQSRQRTAQKRTSANRTSNVLRQNNQKQNSVSNKDISSSKTSVSNQLARRSKSIDGSNGPNRTVKKVVVNTETGAKKPRSVATHTDKEFSSAKTKNVSRKKMSFSGDVQPEENIIDDALINNDESSRKCNVETDQCMNWGTDNMKQGMDVVSFTFMSPLRRCMPEAQSSSEVMGINNHFSNDSFGNGDRHLRKNLDLSCPGLNVTGSDVLSVLLEQKLQELIFRVDSSHCNLVGEETSASLGSSLQDSIPSMVSSTSREQNERFQFGIHRSKSESKHDYDFSSVDGLLQNVDQQRQFQGPEGMETHSRCSNDRATGGELDCLYPRPASSFEHSFGSKSFSDSSQSANGSTKYSLEQAEDSSNWHSTNESLLVGGETELSDTASSISTWDVGIRHISRTFSSKSFKGSSNWELEYVRDILDNAELSSEDFELGHADKVIASNLFDQLEYQGNGSEINEEENVKLGRKVLFDCVTECLNLRYSHTLVGSCKAWAKWMTLCGRKVLLAEEFYKEILGWKNMEDFMVDELVDKDMSTQYGRWIDFDIEAFEEGVEIEKGILTSLVDELVSDMLHF
- the LOC115979960 gene encoding uncharacterized protein LOC115979960 isoform X3 codes for the protein MEVEKRRSKGGFLNLFDWNGKSRKKLFSNNSDLPEGLKQGKESVENVSKSWPNRVEVNENGASSSNKGSSDYNCASSVTSDEGSGTRAPGVVARLMGLDSLPASNVAEPCSTPCLESHSFRPSLYDRSNPNLWSDYQHMDYINMPSKMEKSSWNPIESRAQKVQNRPIERFQTEMLPPKSAKSIPFTHHKLLSPIKSPAFIQTKNVAYIMEAAAKIIDSSPRASNNNKVSSFGSPSVPLRIRDLQEKMEAAHRASRPGKLKEPSVVKYKKGKSNDMSHSGSEYASVSKSSTNSEKSGSENSRNKGKSVSLAVQAQVNVQRKNGSTSTSNGNFRSQKEQNDVKSNHFLKNQQSRQRTAQKRTSANRTSNVLRQNNQKQNSVSNKDISSSKTSVSNQLARRSKSIDGSNGPNRTVKKVVVNTETGAKKPRSVATHTDKEFSSAKTKNVSRKKMSFSGDVQPEENIIDDALINNDESSRKCNVETDQCMNWGTDNMKQGMDVVSFTFMSPLRRCMPEAQSSSEVMGINNHFSNDSFGNGDRHLRKNLDLSCPGLNVTGSDVLSVLLEQKLQELIFRVDSSHCNLVGEETSASLGSSLQDSIPSMVSSTSREQNERFQFGIHRSKSESKHDYDFSSVDGLLQNVDQQRQGPEGMETHSRCSNDRATGGELDCLYPRPASSFEHSFGSKSFSDSSQSANGSTKYSLEQAEDSSNWHSTNESLLVGGETELSDTASSISTWDVGIRHISRTFSSKSFKGSSNWELEYVRDILDNAELSSEDFELGHADKVIASNLFDQLEYQGNGSEINEEENVKLGRKVLFDCVTECLNLRYSHTLVGSCKAWAKWMTLCGRKVLLAEEFYKEILGWKNMEDFMVDELVDKDMSTQYGRWIDFDIEAFEEGVEIEKGILTSLVDELVSDMLHF